Below is a window of Pradoshia eiseniae DNA.
TTCTAATGTTCATTCCATTATGTGTTTCTATTAAAAATTACAATCCAGGGAACTTTTCTGGTGTATGGCCATTAAAGTTAGATGCAGGTACGATTTTGCCACCTTTCACTAACTCGTATGCTTCATTCATTTTGTTAAGTGTACCCTCTGATAATTGATGACGGCCTTCTTCTTTAATAAAACCAGTAGAATCTGTATCTGCATGAAGAACTACATTACCACTTTTAAAGCTTCCGTCTACAATTGCATTCAATTGCTTTTCAACGTTCATACCCATAAATTTAGCCGCAGATGTTAATACGATGTTTTCAGAACCATTTACACCGTCATCAAATTGGTCAACATCACAACCAATTACTTTTACGTCACCTTTTGCTTCCTTAACAGCGGTGAATACACCATTGCCTGTGCCGCCTGCTGCGACAAAGATTTGGTCTACACCTTTTTTAATCAAGGCATTACCGATTACTTTTCCAGTTGCTTCATCTCCGAAAGATCCTGCATAGTTACCGCCGACATCAGCACCTGTGACATCAGTTCCTGCATAACCGGATAATTCAACAACCTCAACATCTTTTCCAAAAACCTTATTAGCGTAATTTACACCTGATTCAAAGCCAAATTGATAATTTACATTTGAAGGATACGCAATCCCATTCACAACCGCTACTTTATTTGATTTTGTTTCAAGTGCGGCTGCCATTCCTGCAAAAAAGCCACTTTCTTGTTCAGCGAACATCATGGAATATATATTATCAAATTCTGTCTGGTCACCTACAGGTGTAGGCTCAGAATCAATTAGAATAAAAGTTTTATCAGGATTTTCTAACGCAACACTAGAAATACCCGCAAATTGGAACCCAGGCGTTACAATAACATCATAATCTGCTACGATATCAGCAACTGCTTGTACACCTGCAGCAGGATCGCCTGTTTCTTCTTTAATAGCCTTTACAGTCGCTGTTGGATGATTTTTGATAAAGCTCAAAATGCCATTATAGTTATTTTCATTGAAGTTACCATCATCAACACCAGTAAGGCTTGTTACAATCGCAATTTTCAATCCTTCTCCATCTTTACCGGACTCTGCTTTCTCTTCACTATTTCCGCATGCTGCCATAGCAACAGTCATTAAAGCCATAAATAAGACCATTACTAATTTTTTTGTCGTTTGTTTCAAGAAATTATCCTCCTCTAATTATTCTTATTCATCTTAAAAAGAGAGTCTATTTGAACTAGCTTTTGACTTACATACACAAACTCGTAAACAAGCTATTTAAGGTAGCTCAACAGACGCTTTCATCTCATCTCTTTTTATTATATTGAAATAACATTTATTTTACTCACTAATGATAACAACATAAATTCTGCCCGTCAATAAAAAACCGTACATTTTTCACAAAACATAAATCAACATTCGTGATTGGTTGTAAAAAATAATGAAGGCTTATGTATAGTGACCTAAATTTGATAGAAAGACGAAACATCATACGAAAACCATCTTAATTACAGACGCAGCAGCATGGGAAGATTCCAGTCTTAAAATAGCCTTTTTCTTTTGGTGCGGATGTCGTTGTGGAAAAACAGCATGATTATGCTGATGTCGATTTGATTGGGAGGAATGAATTCGGGAAGATGATTGACAAAAAACTCGAGGGTGTTAAAACAAATTAGACTACAAGAAAGACTGAAGGAATCTCTTAAGCCATGAGGAATAAATTCCTCAGTTTCTTGCTCACTGGTTGAGGCAATTGTTTGAACAGCATGATTCCTTCATAAATTTGATACAGAACACATAAAAAGGCAGTGCCTCCGTAAGGGCTGACTGCCTTCTATCAATATGAGCTTTGCTACAACTTCAAGGTGCATAGGTTGTATTGGTTGGTGGGTTTATCAACTTCTTCTGCTAGTGTTCATAAGAATTGTTGCATTATTTAATTCGAAATACGGAAAAAGACACCTTGAAACTATAGCCGCCTGTACCCCGATTTTTTTATTCGCGGCAGCTTACCTGCTGGCTGCTTTTTTATCCAGTTTAGGTATTTCTTCATTTCAGGGTCATCCTGCAATTTTTCAATTGCGTTAAGCCTTATAGCCAATTCCGAATTTGGATAAAGGGCATGAATTTGTTTATGGCAAGGAATACACAGTTTTGATGTATCTTCAGGTCCTCCTCCGAATTCTCTTGGGGTTAAATGGTGAATGGTACGCTCAACATGATCCCGTAAACAAAGTTCACACCTGCCT
It encodes the following:
- a CDS encoding BMP family lipoprotein, translating into MKQTTKKLVMVLFMALMTVAMAACGNSEEKAESGKDGEGLKIAIVTSLTGVDDGNFNENNYNGILSFIKNHPTATVKAIKEETGDPAAGVQAVADIVADYDVIVTPGFQFAGISSVALENPDKTFILIDSEPTPVGDQTEFDNIYSMMFAEQESGFFAGMAAALETKSNKVAVVNGIAYPSNVNYQFGFESGVNYANKVFGKDVEVVELSGYAGTDVTGADVGGNYAGSFGDEATGKVIGNALIKKGVDQIFVAAGGTGNGVFTAVKEAKGDVKVIGCDVDQFDDGVNGSENIVLTSAAKFMGMNVEKQLNAIVDGSFKSGNVVLHADTDSTGFIKEEGRHQLSEGTLNKMNEAYELVKGGKIVPASNFNGHTPEKFPGL